From a region of the Calliphora vicina chromosome 4, idCalVici1.1, whole genome shotgun sequence genome:
- the Scamp gene encoding secretory carrier-associated membrane protein 5 isoform X2 — protein MSGFDDNPFGEPTVDNPFADPAIQQATRTTTNVQNSLEDYNPFEQEQSKPQLQINSTNNAAVVQPLSQNIPPTQQRVATTATPSTSVQITTEELQRRQEELDRKAAELDRREQQLQGNIPQLNNWPPLPDNFCVKPCFYQDFNLEIPPEFQRLVKHLYYTWMFYTLTMCVNIIGGLIILFHRNEFTNFGLAIFYTLLFTPASYICWFRPAYKAFRNDSSFNFMVFFFVYFFQTIFSVFQAIGFPGTGYCGFIVAITQFDSSASGIIVGLLLLCIAFCFAVTAAANIMMITKIHSIYRSSGASMAKAQAEFATEFMRNQHVQQAASSAVNTAVNSQFNNRRY, from the exons GATCCAGCCATTCAACAAGCGACTCGTACAACGACAAATGTACAGAATTCTTTAGAGGATTATAATCCATTTGAACAAGAACAAAGCAAACCCCAGCTACAAATCAATTCAACAAACAATGCAGCAGTGGTTCAGCCTCTATCACAAAACATTCCGCCTACTCAACAGCGCGTTGCAACCACAGCCACACCTAGTACCAGTGTGCAAATAACCACAGAGGAATTGCAG AGACGCCAAGAGGAACTTGATCGCAAAGCTGCTGAATTGGATAGACGTGAACAGCAATTACAGGGAAATATACCCCAGCTTAATAATTGGCCACCATTACCAGACAATTTTTGCGTGAAACCTTGTTTTTATCAAGATTTCAACTTGGAAATACCTCCTGAGTTTCAGAGACtagttaaacatttatattataCATGGATGT TTTACACACTAACCATGTGCGTTAATATCATTGGTGGACTTATTATTCTGTTTCACAGAAACGAATTTACGAATTTTGGGCTGGCGATTTTCTATACATTGCTCTTTACACCTGCTTCATACATTTGCTG GTTCAGACCAGCCTACAAAGCTTTTCGCAATGattcaagttttaattttatggtATTCTTTTTTGTGTACTTCTTTCAAACAATATTCTCGGTTTTCCAAGCTATAGGCTTTCCTGGCACTGGTTATTGTGGTTTCATAGTTGCCATTACACAGTTTGATTCGTCGGCCTCAGGCATCATCGTTGGTTTGCTGTTGCTATGTATTGCCTTCTGTTTCGCTGTTACGGCAGCAGCAAATATAATGATGATAACAAAG aTTCATTCGATATATCGCAGTTCAGGAGCTAGTATGGCAAAGGCTCAGGCTGAGTTTGCAACCGAATTTATGCGCAACCAACATGTTCAGCAAGCTGCATCTTCTGCCGTTAACACCGCTGTTAATTCTCAATTTAACAATCGTCGATACTAA
- the Scamp gene encoding secretory carrier-associated membrane protein 5 isoform X1, with translation MSGFDDNPFGEPTVDNPFAVRNDPAIQQATRTTTNVQNSLEDYNPFEQEQSKPQLQINSTNNAAVVQPLSQNIPPTQQRVATTATPSTSVQITTEELQRRQEELDRKAAELDRREQQLQGNIPQLNNWPPLPDNFCVKPCFYQDFNLEIPPEFQRLVKHLYYTWMFYTLTMCVNIIGGLIILFHRNEFTNFGLAIFYTLLFTPASYICWFRPAYKAFRNDSSFNFMVFFFVYFFQTIFSVFQAIGFPGTGYCGFIVAITQFDSSASGIIVGLLLLCIAFCFAVTAAANIMMITKIHSIYRSSGASMAKAQAEFATEFMRNQHVQQAASSAVNTAVNSQFNNRRY, from the exons GATCCAGCCATTCAACAAGCGACTCGTACAACGACAAATGTACAGAATTCTTTAGAGGATTATAATCCATTTGAACAAGAACAAAGCAAACCCCAGCTACAAATCAATTCAACAAACAATGCAGCAGTGGTTCAGCCTCTATCACAAAACATTCCGCCTACTCAACAGCGCGTTGCAACCACAGCCACACCTAGTACCAGTGTGCAAATAACCACAGAGGAATTGCAG AGACGCCAAGAGGAACTTGATCGCAAAGCTGCTGAATTGGATAGACGTGAACAGCAATTACAGGGAAATATACCCCAGCTTAATAATTGGCCACCATTACCAGACAATTTTTGCGTGAAACCTTGTTTTTATCAAGATTTCAACTTGGAAATACCTCCTGAGTTTCAGAGACtagttaaacatttatattataCATGGATGT TTTACACACTAACCATGTGCGTTAATATCATTGGTGGACTTATTATTCTGTTTCACAGAAACGAATTTACGAATTTTGGGCTGGCGATTTTCTATACATTGCTCTTTACACCTGCTTCATACATTTGCTG GTTCAGACCAGCCTACAAAGCTTTTCGCAATGattcaagttttaattttatggtATTCTTTTTTGTGTACTTCTTTCAAACAATATTCTCGGTTTTCCAAGCTATAGGCTTTCCTGGCACTGGTTATTGTGGTTTCATAGTTGCCATTACACAGTTTGATTCGTCGGCCTCAGGCATCATCGTTGGTTTGCTGTTGCTATGTATTGCCTTCTGTTTCGCTGTTACGGCAGCAGCAAATATAATGATGATAACAAAG aTTCATTCGATATATCGCAGTTCAGGAGCTAGTATGGCAAAGGCTCAGGCTGAGTTTGCAACCGAATTTATGCGCAACCAACATGTTCAGCAAGCTGCATCTTCTGCCGTTAACACCGCTGTTAATTCTCAATTTAACAATCGTCGATACTAA